In Candidatus Methylomirabilis limnetica, a single window of DNA contains:
- a CDS encoding helix-turn-helix domain-containing protein: protein MARISDIHKKWMKEPKYRKAYEALEKEFVLASAVMDVRNRAGLTQEELARKMGTTQPVVARLESGRTHPSMRTLERLAEATGSRLLISFEPRDAKRPAG from the coding sequence ATGGCACGCATATCTGACATACACAAGAAGTGGATGAAAGAGCCGAAATACCGGAAGGCTTACGAGGCGCTTGAGAAAGAGTTTGTCCTGGCCTCGGCCGTGATGGATGTGAGGAACCGCGCCGGTCTAACGCAAGAGGAGCTGGCCCGGAAGATGGGGACGACGCAGCCCGTCGTCGCCCGTCTTGAAAGCGGACGCACGCACCCATCGATGCGGACGCTGGAGCGTCTGGCGGAGGCGACCGGATCGCGCTTGCTTATCAGCTTCGAACCGCGCGACGCGAAGAGGCCCGCAGGGTGA
- a CDS encoding type II toxin-antitoxin system RelE/ParE family toxin, with protein sequence MRWTVETLNETVDAEVEALPEDMRARLARIAKLIEDKGLERVGEPHVKHVEGRLWEVRLKGRSGISRALYVTAVGRRVVIVRVFVKSTEKTPRREIDLALSRAKSVH encoded by the coding sequence ATGCGCTGGACGGTCGAAACCCTCAATGAAACCGTTGACGCGGAGGTTGAGGCCTTGCCTGAAGACATGCGGGCGAGGCTAGCGCGTATCGCGAAGCTCATCGAGGACAAGGGTCTGGAGCGTGTAGGCGAGCCGCACGTCAAGCATGTGGAAGGTCGGCTGTGGGAGGTGCGGCTGAAAGGCCGCAGCGGAATTTCGCGGGCGCTGTATGTGACGGCCGTGGGCCGGCGCGTGGTAATCGTGCGGGTCTTCGTGAAGAGCACAGAGAAAACGCCGCGCCGCGAGATAGATCTGGCCTTGTCCCGCGCGAAATCGGTTCACTGA
- the metG gene encoding methionine--tRNA ligase, with protein MSNETFYLTTPIYYVNATPHLGHAYTTILADTMARFQKLRLGPERVYFLTGTDEHGDKIAQAATQTGESPQAYADRISGIFQETWRRLGLAPNQFIRTTSEPHKRAVQRLLQQIYDSGDIYFGEYGGQYCFGCERFYTEKELQDGRCPDHQTTPTFIKEQNYFFRMGKYQDWLIDHIRHHPDFIRPERFRNEVLSFLKDPLEDLCISRPRTRLEWGIPLPFDAQYVTYVWFDALVNYISAPGWPDGEVFQRFWPSAQHLIAKDILKPHAIYWPIMLKAAGLPLYRHLNVHGYWKIEEAKMSKSRGSVVRPLDLADKYGVDAFRYFVLREMTFGLDASFSEEALVARLNADLANDLGNLYSRVLKLIQRYYDGRISELPGERGLADATRVAVMGVTAATERFAFSEALAAIWNLVSATNKYLVTNEPWKADPEDAQTKAVLFSAAETLRAIAILLWPFLPQTAERMLQGLGVSEPLTSIHFDELLSSSWHLGSQERRVQEVEPLFPRIEVTVPRLKPAGTGAKPLPQKSPPLVPSPSEGGELGEGCIEQITIEEFRRIDLRVAEVIEAVAIPGSKKLVKLRVRLQDEERIVVAGLKEPYPPESWAGKRVILVANLRPTKLMGIASQGMVLAAEDESGRIVLLTPEQPISSGSKVR; from the coding sequence ATGAGTAACGAGACCTTCTACCTGACCACACCAATCTACTATGTCAACGCCACCCCGCATCTGGGACACGCCTACACCACCATCCTGGCCGATACGATGGCCCGCTTCCAGAAGCTCCGACTGGGGCCTGAGCGGGTCTATTTCCTGACTGGTACCGACGAGCACGGCGACAAGATCGCCCAGGCGGCCACACAGACCGGCGAGAGCCCACAGGCCTATGCCGACCGGATCAGCGGCATCTTTCAGGAGACGTGGAGGCGACTGGGACTTGCGCCGAACCAGTTCATTCGCACAACCAGCGAACCTCATAAGCGTGCCGTACAGCGGCTGCTACAGCAGATCTATGATTCCGGGGACATCTATTTTGGGGAGTACGGCGGCCAGTACTGCTTTGGCTGCGAACGATTCTACACCGAGAAGGAACTTCAGGATGGCCGATGCCCCGATCATCAGACAACCCCGACCTTTATCAAGGAGCAGAACTACTTCTTTCGGATGGGGAAGTACCAGGATTGGCTGATCGATCACATTCGCCACCACCCCGACTTCATTCGGCCGGAGCGCTTTAGAAACGAGGTCCTATCCTTTCTGAAAGACCCGCTGGAAGACCTCTGTATCTCGCGGCCTCGGACTCGCCTGGAGTGGGGGATCCCGCTCCCCTTTGACGCCCAGTATGTCACCTATGTCTGGTTCGATGCCCTCGTCAACTACATCTCGGCCCCAGGCTGGCCCGATGGCGAGGTGTTCCAGCGTTTCTGGCCAAGCGCCCAGCATCTGATCGCCAAGGATATTCTGAAACCGCATGCTATCTACTGGCCGATCATGCTGAAGGCGGCCGGACTCCCGCTGTATCGCCACTTGAACGTCCACGGCTACTGGAAGATCGAAGAGGCCAAGATGTCCAAGAGTAGGGGCTCGGTCGTCCGCCCTCTTGATCTGGCTGACAAGTACGGCGTCGATGCCTTTCGCTATTTCGTGTTGCGGGAGATGACGTTCGGCTTGGATGCCAGCTTCAGCGAGGAGGCACTTGTGGCCCGACTGAATGCGGACCTGGCCAACGACCTGGGGAATCTCTACAGCCGTGTCCTGAAGCTGATCCAGCGATACTATGACGGCAGGATTTCCGAATTGCCTGGTGAGCGTGGGCTTGCTGATGCCACGCGCGTCGCCGTCATGGGCGTGACAGCCGCGACGGAACGCTTTGCATTCAGTGAGGCGCTGGCGGCCATCTGGAATCTGGTCTCGGCCACGAACAAATACCTGGTGACCAACGAACCGTGGAAGGCGGACCCAGAGGATGCTCAAACAAAAGCGGTCCTGTTTAGCGCAGCCGAGACCCTCCGGGCGATCGCTATTCTTCTGTGGCCGTTTCTTCCTCAGACCGCAGAACGTATGCTCCAGGGTCTGGGCGTCTCAGAGCCGCTCACATCGATTCACTTCGATGAACTGCTGTCATCATCGTGGCATCTCGGGTCACAGGAGCGACGAGTCCAAGAGGTGGAGCCTCTCTTTCCCCGTATCGAGGTGACTGTTCCCCGCTTAAAACCTGCGGGGACAGGCGCCAAGCCGTTACCTCAAAAGTCCCCCCCACTCGTCCCCTCCCCCTCCGAGGGGGGAGAGTTGGGGGAGGGGTGCATCGAACAGATCACCATCGAGGAGTTTCGGCGCATCGACCTGCGCGTCGCGGAAGTGATCGAGGCGGTCGCGATCCCCGGCTCGAAGAAGCTGGTCAAGCTGCGGGTGAGGCTTCAGGACGAGGAGCGGATCGTGGTGGCTGGCCTGAAGGAGCCGTATCCGCCGGAAAGCTGGGCGGGGAAGCGAGTCATCCTGGTGGCCAACCTCAGGCCAACCAAACTGATGGGGATCGCCTCTCAAGGGATGGTGCTGGCCGCCGAAGACGAGTCAGGCCGGATCGTGCTACTCACTCCGGAACAGCCAATCTCCTCTGGTTCCAAGGTCCGCTAG
- a CDS encoding PSP1 domain-containing protein, with product MKTVRINLGETEHQEQHYDPRGVNVQPGDQVVVETKWGQGLGRVFATFSMFPHQKITEPLPAVLRLATTRDRANEERIKRLELEGKASCLRKITERKLPMKLVDVKASFDRSRVTFYFYADARVDFRDLVKELAQQFHTRIEMRQIRARDVASKLGCVGPCGRQLCCKTFLKEYEPVSVRMAKDQGLPLNPSKLAGMCGRLKCCLRYEHSMYEEMKRRLPKVGSPVEAPAGLGIVRARNILAESVVVELEDKTQITVKAADLIHIGPPLDDTTSPRGGCGGGGGGGGCSSGGGGGGGGGCSSGGCGVSSAPDRNNI from the coding sequence ATGAAAACGGTACGCATTAACCTGGGAGAGACCGAACACCAGGAGCAACACTACGATCCGCGAGGGGTGAACGTGCAGCCTGGTGACCAGGTGGTGGTCGAGACCAAGTGGGGACAGGGGCTGGGTCGAGTATTCGCCACTTTCTCGATGTTTCCCCATCAAAAAATCACGGAACCACTCCCGGCCGTCCTCCGATTGGCAACCACTCGGGATCGCGCCAACGAGGAACGGATCAAGCGCCTGGAATTGGAAGGGAAAGCCTCCTGCTTGCGGAAGATCACAGAACGGAAACTGCCGATGAAGCTGGTTGATGTCAAGGCGAGCTTCGACCGGAGCAGGGTGACCTTTTACTTCTACGCCGACGCGCGGGTTGATTTCCGCGACCTGGTGAAGGAGTTGGCCCAGCAGTTTCACACCCGTATCGAGATGCGACAGATCCGTGCCAGGGACGTGGCCAGCAAGCTGGGCTGCGTTGGTCCGTGCGGCCGACAGCTCTGCTGCAAGACCTTTCTGAAAGAGTATGAACCGGTCTCAGTCCGGATGGCCAAAGACCAGGGCCTCCCCCTGAATCCGAGTAAGCTGGCGGGGATGTGCGGGCGGCTCAAGTGCTGTCTTCGCTATGAGCACTCAATGTATGAGGAGATGAAGCGGCGTCTGCCCAAGGTTGGTTCCCCCGTTGAGGCGCCTGCGGGATTAGGGATTGTGAGGGCGAGGAACATCCTGGCTGAATCGGTGGTGGTCGAACTGGAAGACAAGACGCAGATCACCGTGAAGGCGGCTGACCTGATCCACATCGGTCCCCCCCTGGACGATACTACATCGCCCCGGGGCGGTTGCGGTGGCGGAGGCGGGGGTGGTGGCTGCAGCAGTGGCGGTGGCGGTGGGGGAGGCGGTGGCTGCAGCAGTGGCGGCTGCGGGGTGAGCTCTGCGCCGGACCGCAACAATATATGA
- a CDS encoding SUMF1/EgtB/PvdO family nonheme iron enzyme, translated as MRRLRWGLLIGVLGVTVVVATPPPSEAAQCAPDTVPSGNSCIDRYEASVWQTTNPGLIRLIKLGRVTLARLTAAGATPLGLAAGDLVAAGCPTTGNGCTNVYAVSIPGVEPAHDLTWFQAAAAARNAGKRLPTNAEWQAAALGTPDTGGADNGTTTCNTDNLAPGVTPTGSRSACVSDVGAFDMVGNLWEWVADWVPLSTICVTGLFGTGDANCLAGASTLNGPGALIRGGDFFGSVAGVFAVAGDNAPSGAFGRVGFRAAR; from the coding sequence ATGCGACGACTACGCTGGGGACTGCTGATCGGAGTGCTCGGAGTGACGGTCGTGGTGGCGACCCCGCCACCGTCAGAGGCCGCCCAATGCGCCCCCGACACGGTGCCGTCTGGCAACAGTTGCATCGACCGGTACGAAGCCAGCGTCTGGCAGACCACCAACCCGGGCCTCATTCGCCTGATCAAGTTGGGCCGCGTGACCCTGGCGCGGCTCACTGCAGCCGGCGCGACCCCGCTCGGGCTCGCCGCTGGGGACCTGGTCGCCGCCGGCTGCCCGACCACCGGTAACGGCTGCACAAACGTCTACGCCGTCTCGATCCCCGGGGTGGAGCCAGCCCATGACCTCACCTGGTTCCAGGCGGCCGCCGCAGCCCGCAACGCTGGGAAACGCCTGCCGACCAATGCCGAGTGGCAGGCCGCCGCGCTGGGGACCCCGGATACGGGTGGAGCCGACAACGGCACGACCACGTGCAACACCGACAATCTGGCTCCCGGTGTGACGCCCACCGGCTCCCGGTCGGCGTGCGTCTCCGATGTGGGGGCCTTCGACATGGTGGGGAACCTCTGGGAGTGGGTGGCCGACTGGGTGCCGCTCAGCACGATCTGCGTCACCGGTTTGTTCGGAACGGGTGATGCGAACTGCCTGGCCGGAGCGAGCACCTTGAACGGCCCGGGCGCGCTGATCCGCGGCGGCGACTTCTTCGGCTCGGTTGCCGGCGTCTTCGCGGTGGCTGGCGACAACGCCCCGTCGGGCGCGTTCGGCCGCGTCGGGTTTCGTGCCGCCCGCTAG
- a CDS encoding TatD family hydrolase codes for MFIDTHAHIQMREFDADRVEALTRAEAAGIGLMLAVGYHLESSRQAVEAAGRYPQVYASVGIHPHDANGYDDAAEETLRALATQPKVVAIGEAGLDFFRNRSPHSVQAEAFRRQIRLARELDLPLIVHDREADRDTMQILEAEGVERVVLHCFSGDLAMAEEAWRRGYYVSIAGPVTYPKNEALREVVRKANTDRLLLETDCPYLPPQAFRGQRNEPAHLLHTAQEVARLLNMPLIELGCLTSENARRLFRLPPLE; via the coding sequence ATGTTTATTGACACTCACGCCCATATCCAGATGCGGGAGTTCGATGCCGACCGAGTCGAAGCGCTCACGCGGGCCGAGGCTGCCGGGATCGGCCTGATGCTCGCGGTCGGGTATCACCTTGAGTCGAGCCGGCAAGCAGTGGAGGCGGCGGGCCGTTACCCGCAGGTCTACGCAAGCGTCGGCATCCATCCCCACGACGCTAACGGTTACGATGATGCGGCGGAAGAGACCCTTCGGGCCCTCGCCACGCAGCCCAAGGTTGTGGCCATCGGCGAAGCGGGCCTCGACTTCTTTCGCAACCGCTCGCCGCACTCTGTTCAGGCTGAGGCGTTTCGCCGTCAGATTCGCCTGGCCAGGGAGCTGGATCTGCCGCTCATCGTCCACGATCGTGAAGCCGATCGCGACACGATGCAGATCCTGGAGGCAGAAGGGGTAGAGCGTGTGGTCCTGCACTGCTTCTCCGGCGATCTCGCGATGGCTGAAGAGGCCTGGCGGAGAGGCTACTACGTCTCAATCGCCGGTCCGGTCACCTATCCCAAGAACGAGGCCCTCCGCGAGGTCGTACGGAAGGCCAATACGGATCGCCTCCTCTTGGAGACCGACTGCCCCTATCTCCCACCCCAAGCGTTCCGAGGCCAGCGGAACGAGCCAGCCCATCTCCTTCACACCGCCCAAGAGGTCGCCAGGCTCCTGAATATGCCGCTCATCGAGCTAGGTTGCCTCACCAGCGAGAATGCCCGCCGCCTGTTCCGACTCCCTCCATTGGAATGA
- the pgl gene encoding 6-phosphogluconolactonase, whose amino-acid sequence MKTGQILRHEVDLLVVSDFAAVAQEAAKQVVAIADKAVARCGRFTVALAGGSTPKRLYSLLTAEPYCTRLPWRGTHIFWGDERAAPPEHPDSNFGMARATLLSRVPIPANQVHRMQAERTDLDAAASEYESEIAKVFEIRPTDEPPMFDLILLGLGPDGHTASLFPYSHALQEATRWVAPNYIPELKTNRLTLTPPILNRASAILFLVSGGEKAAVLQAVLEGPPDPERLPAQLIRPVAGRLLWLVDQAAASRLGEKVP is encoded by the coding sequence ATGAAAACCGGGCAGATACTGAGGCACGAGGTCGACCTACTGGTAGTGTCCGATTTCGCTGCTGTCGCCCAGGAGGCCGCGAAGCAAGTCGTCGCGATCGCCGATAAGGCGGTGGCCCGCTGTGGACGCTTCACCGTTGCCCTGGCAGGCGGCTCGACCCCGAAGCGCCTCTACTCGCTCCTGACGGCTGAGCCGTACTGCACTCGCCTGCCGTGGCGAGGGACTCACATCTTCTGGGGCGACGAGCGGGCGGCGCCGCCGGAGCACCCGGACTCGAACTTCGGCATGGCAAGGGCTACTCTGCTCAGTCGCGTTCCGATACCCGCGAACCAAGTGCATCGGATGCAGGCCGAGCGGACAGACCTGGATGCGGCGGCCAGCGAGTACGAGTCCGAAATCGCCAAGGTTTTCGAGATACGACCAACAGATGAGCCGCCGATGTTCGACCTTATTCTTCTGGGGTTGGGGCCTGACGGTCACACCGCTTCGCTGTTTCCGTACTCCCACGCGCTTCAAGAGGCCACGCGGTGGGTGGCGCCCAACTACATCCCTGAGCTGAAGACGAATCGCCTGACACTGACGCCACCCATCCTCAATCGAGCGTCAGCAATCCTGTTCCTCGTATCAGGAGGGGAGAAGGCCGCTGTTCTCCAGGCAGTTCTGGAAGGGCCGCCGGACCCAGAGCGGCTCCCGGCCCAACTCATCCGGCCGGTAGCTGGTCGATTGCTGTGGCTTGTTGACCAGGCCGCCGCCAGCCGACTCGGCGAGAAGGTCCCATGA
- the avd gene encoding diversity-generating retroelement protein Avd — MADDVIPIVQRPYDFAVALYGYVNRFPRMHKLLLGRELMGLALRLLVTLVTANRRRDKVPELEEASGVVDALRITLRLSMRLGLLSHKGYEALSRDLDEIGRMLGGWLKHSAAAGAETTEGPPRTPDDRLRRRRQMGGRQRGLPPSVCQGPRSPDVLFRIAAGQRARCKTIQITGASAEVIRAKLSGIIERPSHCSPASSEHSSFSMHAGAERIDKPLGLFQRCANVLFRYPGSRDQWIALHQIECRNLLT; from the coding sequence ATGGCCGACGACGTCATCCCGATCGTGCAGCGGCCCTACGATTTCGCCGTGGCGCTGTACGGCTACGTGAACCGCTTTCCGCGCATGCACAAGCTGCTCCTCGGGCGAGAACTCATGGGGCTGGCGCTCCGGCTCCTCGTCACGCTGGTGACGGCCAACCGCCGACGCGACAAAGTCCCGGAGTTGGAAGAGGCCAGCGGCGTGGTCGATGCGCTGCGCATCACGCTTCGGTTGAGCATGCGCCTGGGTCTGCTCAGTCACAAAGGATACGAGGCGCTGTCGCGAGACCTGGACGAGATCGGCCGCATGCTCGGGGGCTGGCTCAAGCACAGCGCCGCAGCGGGCGCAGAGACGACCGAGGGTCCGCCAAGGACTCCCGACGATAGGCTGAGGAGGCGTCGGCAGATGGGCGGGCGCCAACGGGGCCTGCCTCCGTCTGTCTGCCAAGGCCCTCGATCTCCCGATGTCCTGTTTCGAATCGCCGCCGGTCAGCGCGCTCGCTGCAAGACCATCCAGATCACCGGCGCCTCCGCTGAGGTCATCCGCGCTAAACTGTCCGGTATCATCGAGCGGCCAAGCCACTGTTCTCCTGCTTCCAGCGAGCACTCTTCATTCTCTATGCATGCCGGCGCGGAGCGTATTGACAAGCCCCTCGGCCTGTTCCAGCGATGTGCGAACGTCCTGTTCCGTTATCCTGGTAGTCGCGATCAATGGATAGCGCTCCACCAGATAGAATGCAGAAATCTTTTGACATAA
- a CDS encoding TatD family hydrolase — translation MRPGTLRFLTDENVSPRLVAPYLPPQAFRGQRNEPAHLLHTAQEVAKLLNMPPTELGRLTTDNARRLLRLPPLE, via the coding sequence GTGAGGCCTGGTACGCTCAGGTTCTTGACCGATGAGAATGTCTCGCCTCGCCTGGTCGCGCCCTATCTCCCCCCCCAAGCCTTCCGAGGCCAGCGTAACGAGCCGGCCCATCTCCTGCACACCGCCCAAGAGGTTGCTAAGCTCTTGAATATGCCGCCGACTGAGCTCGGCCGCCTCACCACCGACAACGCCCGCCGCCTGTTGCGACTCCCTCCATTGGAATAA
- a CDS encoding DNRLRE domain-containing protein has translation MQMRIFWLRMLLALVLLPLLGACKSNLSGPTKVGSSNHVEFQGEGKVGLAGDATIALYKQGTVGVVVGWEHFFRTVDDFSMRIQNHIYRGAVKFNVDPLNESPAKTVTKATLNYTIKSGVRPLNKRFPELCALRLLLAKDEWHGMPEVEIAKAPDTISGDPYKNDLPEKPMGSVISIDVTDVVKAWATGTKTNFGFVFVSSTEEKGLIKNNDKCWTLLSEFTLRVHYSNS, from the coding sequence ATGCAAATGAGAATATTTTGGCTACGGATGTTATTGGCTTTAGTGCTTTTGCCGTTGCTCGGCGCCTGCAAAAGCAACCTTTCCGGGCCGACAAAAGTTGGAAGTTCCAATCATGTTGAATTCCAGGGTGAGGGCAAGGTCGGATTGGCGGGAGACGCGACTATTGCGCTTTATAAACAAGGAACAGTTGGCGTTGTAGTGGGTTGGGAACACTTTTTTCGAACGGTTGACGATTTTAGTATGCGAATACAGAATCACATCTACCGAGGCGCCGTGAAATTCAATGTGGATCCGCTGAACGAGTCTCCGGCAAAGACTGTCACCAAGGCTACCCTGAACTACACGATTAAGAGCGGTGTGAGGCCACTGAACAAAAGATTCCCAGAATTATGTGCGTTAAGGCTCTTGCTCGCGAAAGATGAATGGCATGGCATGCCCGAGGTGGAGATCGCGAAGGCGCCAGACACCATTTCTGGAGACCCTTACAAGAACGATCTCCCCGAGAAGCCTATGGGCTCCGTAATCAGCATCGATGTGACCGATGTGGTCAAAGCGTGGGCAACTGGGACGAAGACTAATTTTGGCTTCGTATTCGTAAGCTCTACGGAAGAAAAAGGTCTGATCAAGAATAACGATAAGTGTTGGACTCTACTGAGCGAGTTTACGCTAAGGGTGCACTATTCCAATTCGTAA
- the glk gene encoding glucokinase — MILAGDIGGTKTIIGLFEETPTCLQAIREETFPSQSYGSLEAVLDQFMGPGSRPPLHAACFGVAGPVIEGQSKATNLPWELDERRLAEVLRVPRVKLLNDLEAAAYGMLHLEPTDLCVLQPGLQRKGNIAVIAAGTGLGEAILYWDGARYHPMATEGGHADFAPRSDMEIDLLRYLQRERGRVSYERVLSGPGLFNIYRFLRDSGIAPEPEWLRTRIAENDPGAMISEIGLTGDDLLCTKALDLFCSIYGAEAGNLVLKALAIGGVYVGGGIAPKLLSKLQDGTFTNAFSDKGRFAELLQSIEVKVSLNLRTPLIGAAHYGLTLLGRRS, encoded by the coding sequence ATGATCCTGGCTGGCGACATCGGTGGGACGAAGACCATTATCGGCCTCTTCGAGGAGACGCCAACTTGCCTGCAAGCCATCCGTGAAGAAACGTTCCCCAGCCAGAGTTACGGGTCGCTGGAGGCGGTCCTGGATCAATTCATGGGACCTGGATCTCGCCCGCCACTACACGCGGCCTGCTTCGGGGTGGCCGGACCGGTGATCGAAGGACAGAGTAAAGCCACAAACCTCCCCTGGGAGTTGGATGAGCGCAGACTGGCGGAAGTCCTTCGCGTTCCGCGAGTGAAGCTCCTGAACGATCTGGAAGCAGCAGCCTACGGGATGCTCCACCTCGAGCCGACCGACCTGTGTGTGCTTCAACCTGGTCTTCAGCGAAAGGGGAACATCGCCGTCATCGCAGCCGGGACAGGTCTGGGGGAGGCAATCCTGTACTGGGACGGGGCGCGGTATCACCCCATGGCCACTGAGGGCGGCCACGCCGACTTTGCCCCACGCAGCGACATGGAGATCGACCTGCTCCGCTATCTGCAACGGGAGCGTGGCCGCGTCAGCTACGAGCGCGTGCTGTCCGGTCCAGGGCTCTTCAACATCTATCGGTTCCTCCGGGACAGCGGCATAGCCCCCGAGCCAGAGTGGCTGCGAACTCGGATCGCGGAGAATGACCCTGGCGCCATGATTTCGGAGATCGGGCTGACAGGGGACGACCTGCTCTGCACGAAAGCGCTCGATCTTTTCTGCTCTATTTACGGAGCAGAGGCGGGAAATCTGGTCCTGAAGGCCCTCGCGATTGGTGGGGTGTATGTCGGTGGCGGGATCGCGCCGAAGCTTTTATCCAAACTTCAAGACGGCACGTTCACCAATGCCTTCTCCGACAAGGGGCGCTTCGCTGAACTGCTTCAGTCAATCGAAGTGAAGGTCTCATTGAACCTACGCACGCCGCTGATCGGCGCCGCCCACTATGGTCTCACACTGTTAGGCAGGCGCTCGTAG
- a CDS encoding DUF433 domain-containing protein: MRQVDLMKRITANPRILGGKPIIRGTRISVEFILELLASGATEPEILQDYPHLKSNDIMACLQYAARSSQNEIYVDLEKVG, translated from the coding sequence ATGAGGCAAGTAGATCTAATGAAGCGCATTACGGCCAATCCGAGGATTTTGGGAGGGAAACCGATCATTCGCGGAACGCGGATTTCGGTAGAATTTATTTTGGAATTGCTTGCATCAGGGGCCACCGAACCCGAAATCTTACAAGACTACCCCCACCTGAAGTCGAACGACATCATGGCATGCCTGCAGTATGCCGCCCGGTCTTCGCAGAACGAGATATACGTGGATCTGGAGAAGGTTGGGTGA
- a CDS encoding nucleotidyltransferase domain-containing protein, with product MTTSHDIRTLIQIIVNKLVAEYAPKQVILFGSYAYGAPGPDSDIDLLIIKETPERFIDRWMAVKRILTGTHPSVPLEAIVLTPDEIEKRLAVGDQFIKEIFNKGEVLYAA from the coding sequence ATGACCACGTCACACGACATACGGACACTCATCCAGATCATTGTGAACAAGCTTGTCGCTGAGTACGCTCCCAAGCAGGTGATTCTGTTTGGCTCGTATGCCTATGGCGCCCCAGGACCGGACAGCGACATCGATCTGCTCATCATCAAAGAGACGCCGGAGCGCTTCATCGATCGCTGGATGGCGGTAAAACGCATTCTCACAGGGACTCATCCGTCAGTGCCGCTGGAGGCTATCGTGCTCACGCCAGACGAGATCGAAAAGCGGCTGGCTGTTGGCGACCAATTCATCAAGGAAATCTTCAATAAAGGAGAGGTCCTCTATGCCGCGTGA